In Triticum urartu cultivar G1812 chromosome 6, Tu2.1, whole genome shotgun sequence, the following proteins share a genomic window:
- the LOC125517543 gene encoding uncharacterized protein LOC125517543, with translation MAPLPTPWIPGDLLLAATAGSILPTPGSVAALHHRPPPVLRRRPWIHSGPASPIFLALPSLDPPAPPPSTMSTPPGGKVFPSLSGRAAPSSNSLPVSPAWLQYTPCSLQSARWSLIRGVQCTSPCGCGLEEFFRFILDFAYAVLLDPASSAPPPRCVSSMATSRDLREQVNFVLDLLGWAGGLHDTWLAVVLGRRLMQLLPVPALRPVRLGWRCHAAREYSSHGHAVWKHV, from the exons ATGGCTCCGCTCCCGACTCCGTGGATCCCTGGTGACCTCCTGCTGGCTGCCACGGCTGGATCCATCCTTCCCACCCCTGGATCCGTAGCGGCCCTGCATCACCGACCTCCGCCTGTCCTGCGCCGGCGCCCTTGGATCCACAGCGGCCCTGCATCACCGATCTTCCTGGCCCTTCCGTCGCTGGATCCACCCGCCCCGCCACCTTCCACCATGTCAACGCCGCCAGGGGGCAAGGTCTTCCCCTCCCTCTCTGGCAGGGCGGCCCCATCGAGCAACTCCCTTCCCGTATCGCCGGCGTGGCTGCAATACACTCCTTGCTCGCTGCAGTCTGCACGGTGGTCTCTGATCCGCGGCGTGCAGTGCACCTCGCCATGCGGGTGCGGTTTAGAAGAGTTTTTTCGTTTTATTCTCGATTTTGCTTATGCAGTTCTGCTAGATCCCGCGAGCAGTGCGCCACCCCCCCGATGTGTTTCATCCATGGCCACCTCGCGCGATCTCCGCGAGCAGGTCAACTTTGTGCTAGACCTCCTTGGGTGGGCAGGTGGACTGCACGACACATGGCTAGCGGTGGTGCTCGGGCGGCGCCTCATGCAGCTCCTTCCTGTACCGGCTTTGCGCCCTGTGCGGCTCGGTTGGCGCTGCCATGCAGCTCGGGAG TACAGCTCGCATGGACATGCAgtgtggaaacatgtgtga